The Lewinella sp. 4G2 nucleotide sequence CACCTTTATATGACGCTGCCGTGATAAACGTTGAGCACGTCGAGTACTTACAAAAACCACCCAAAGCACAACAGAAATGAAACAGATATTCATCCTTTTCCTCCTTGCCTTCGTCATCGTAGCCTGTGGTGGCGGTGAGGATGCCCCCAGCGAAGCTCCCAAAACGGCAAAGGCCGAGAAGAAACCGGAGATCAATACCAAGAAGATCTGGAAAGTCCGCTGTATCGCCTGCCACGGCATCGACGGGACGATGGGCACCAACGGCGCGGCCAACCTGCAGGAAAGCGATAAGGACATGGACTACCGCATCAACATCATCACCAACGGTAGCGAGAATGGCATCATGACGGCCTTCGGCGAAATCCTCAGTGAAGAGGAGATCAAGGCCATGGCCCAGTTTACGATGGACCTGCGGAAGTAATTTCCCCTTCCGCCAAAGCGAAATGATTCCCTACCGGCTACGGCCTACGTAGGGACCATAATTATCAGGCCCGGAGTTCCACGCTACCCCCAAGGGGAAGAGTTGGGCTCCGGGCCTTTACTTTGTGGGCATGACGACGACCACCCACCAGATCCTGGGCATCATGTCCGGTAGCTCCCTCGACGGGCTGGACTTGGCCATCTGCGA carries:
- a CDS encoding cytochrome c, which translates into the protein MKQIFILFLLAFVIVACGGGEDAPSEAPKTAKAEKKPEINTKKIWKVRCIACHGIDGTMGTNGAANLQESDKDMDYRINIITNGSENGIMTAFGEILSEEEIKAMAQFTMDLRK